A genomic stretch from Methanomassiliicoccales archaeon includes:
- a CDS encoding hydrogenase iron-sulfur subunit has translation MSDFEPKILGFLCNWCSYAGADLAGVSRYQYPTNIRIVRVMCSTRVSPHIILEVFKAGADGVMIGGCHIGDCHYITGNYYTERRVKLTKELLALAGIEPERLRLEWVSASEGEKFANVVTDFVRQIKEIGPSPAKNNEELMTRLSAAIQAAKIFRVKLLSGKELKLTTEGNVYGEKIDQERMDAILKSVAQAEFKRSLILELTKHKALSVKELADAIGETPDTTLDHVVVLRSKNLIALSGIEGSSPKYRAILVGGV, from the coding sequence ATGAGCGATTTCGAGCCAAAAATCCTCGGATTCCTTTGCAACTGGTGTTCGTATGCGGGCGCAGATCTCGCCGGCGTCAGCCGTTATCAATATCCGACCAATATCAGGATTGTCAGAGTCATGTGCAGCACGAGAGTCAGTCCTCACATCATCCTTGAGGTCTTTAAGGCTGGAGCCGATGGAGTCATGATCGGCGGATGCCACATTGGGGATTGTCACTATATCACAGGGAACTATTACACTGAAAGAAGGGTCAAACTCACGAAGGAGCTTCTCGCACTTGCGGGCATCGAGCCTGAGCGCCTGAGACTGGAATGGGTTTCCGCGTCAGAGGGTGAAAAATTCGCCAATGTCGTTACAGATTTTGTCAGGCAGATAAAAGAAATCGGTCCATCACCCGCCAAGAACAATGAGGAATTGATGACAAGGTTATCCGCAGCGATCCAGGCAGCGAAAATTTTCAGGGTTAAGCTGCTCTCAGGAAAGGAGCTTAAGCTGACCACTGAGGGCAATGTCTACGGAGAAAAGATCGACCAAGAAAGGATGGATGCGATACTCAAGTCCGTTGCTCAGGCGGAATTCAAGAGAAGCCTTATTCTTGAATTGACAAAGCACAAAGCGCTTTCTGTAAAAGAACTTGCGGACGCAATTGGGGAAACTCCAGACACGACACTTGATCACGTTGTTGTTCTGAGATCCAAGAATCTCATTGCGTTGAGCGGAATCGAAGGATCGTCGCCCAAGTATAGGGCGATTCTTGTGGGAGGTGTGTAA
- a CDS encoding metallophosphoesterase: MSQRMKAQPIPDHPILEITNDEKILCAGDLHIGIEEELGKKGIHVPSQTHRMEEELLALGKFHERLILLGDIKHQVPGTTRQENIEIPRFLRNMRNVFRRIDIVKGNHDGGIEDYLLDGVVLHSSAGFSIGNIGFLHGHTWPSIELASCEILVMSHNHPAVIFEDGLGNVQTEPCWLRASPTEIVFEYFDTFPKEIIIMPALNRMLGGSPVNAEECELLGPLFTNKIVDIANAEVHLLDGVNLGRVKDITVSYRSRRSSSSR; this comes from the coding sequence ATGTCTCAGCGAATGAAAGCCCAGCCTATCCCAGATCATCCTATTCTCGAGATTACGAACGACGAGAAAATTCTCTGTGCAGGCGACCTGCATATCGGGATTGAGGAGGAGCTGGGAAAAAAGGGTATACACGTGCCAAGCCAGACGCATAGAATGGAGGAAGAACTTCTCGCGTTAGGCAAATTTCATGAGCGATTGATTCTCCTTGGCGACATCAAACATCAGGTACCAGGGACAACGAGACAGGAGAACATCGAAATTCCTCGTTTCTTGAGGAACATGAGAAACGTTTTCAGGCGAATCGACATCGTTAAGGGGAATCACGACGGAGGTATCGAGGATTACCTGCTCGACGGCGTCGTTCTGCATTCCTCAGCTGGTTTCTCGATCGGGAATATCGGATTTCTTCACGGGCATACGTGGCCTTCAATAGAACTTGCTTCGTGTGAGATTCTCGTCATGTCTCACAATCATCCAGCAGTGATTTTTGAAGATGGACTCGGGAATGTGCAGACTGAGCCGTGCTGGTTGAGAGCTTCCCCGACTGAGATAGTTTTCGAATATTTTGATACCTTCCCAAAGGAGATCATCATCATGCCCGCCCTCAATCGAATGCTTGGCGGCTCGCCGGTTAACGCGGAAGAATGCGAGCTACTCGGCCCCCTTTTTACAAACAAAATCGTCGATATTGCCAACGCCGAGGTTCATCTGCTCGACGGCGTCAATCTTGGCAGGGTGAAAGATATCACTGTTTCCTATCGAAGTAGACGCTCTTCGTCGTCGCGCTGA
- a CDS encoding hydrogenase iron-sulfur subunit gives MSISEVDTVSVETQEEWEPKIIVFCCNWCSYAGADLAGVSRLQMPPNFLVIRTMCSARVDPEFVLRAFAKGADGVLVAGCHPADCHYIGGNYRTRRRIAMLRMLLEQYGFNPDRLRLEWISASEGEKFQKTIKEFIETIKELGPNPIKEE, from the coding sequence ATGTCGATCAGCGAAGTTGATACTGTTTCCGTGGAAACGCAGGAAGAGTGGGAGCCGAAGATCATCGTTTTCTGCTGTAACTGGTGTTCGTATGCGGGCGCAGATCTCGCCGGCGTCAGCAGACTCCAAATGCCGCCAAACTTCCTCGTGATCAGAACGATGTGTTCAGCGAGAGTCGATCCGGAATTCGTTCTCAGAGCTTTCGCTAAAGGTGCTGACGGTGTGCTTGTTGCTGGTTGCCATCCAGCCGACTGCCATTACATCGGTGGTAATTATCGGACGCGACGAAGGATCGCGATGTTGAGGATGCTCCTCGAACAATATGGTTTCAATCCCGATAGGCTCAGACTTGAATGGATATCCGCTTCGGAGGGTGAAAAGTTCCAAAAAACGATCAAGGAGTTCATCGAAACAATCAAAGAACTGGGGCCGAACCCCATCAAGGAGGAGTGA
- a CDS encoding prenyltransferase gives MQVKIWLKEIRASFLILPIIMSSLGSSLAFLEGYFDSIKFLIFTSALILMHITVNTLNELDDYRTGIDWHTRKTPFSGGSGILQAGLLTPEEVRKATLVCFLVGLALCIYLLIDIGLILLPIIIPGIVFTLLYTRVFARSFMGEVTAGLGLGFLPVLGAYVVQTSRITEASLYLSIAPGLFVFNLLLLNEFPDLEADRAGGRRNLVIALGPRKAAWLFSLLTVVAFAVIVGGGIAGIIPPLSMLCMVALPFALRAISGSFNNPGDLETFVTGMLSNVQMILLTGIFGTIGIAISVMI, from the coding sequence ATGCAGGTGAAGATTTGGTTGAAAGAGATCAGGGCTTCATTTCTCATACTTCCGATCATCATGTCGAGTCTGGGAAGCAGCTTGGCATTTCTTGAGGGATACTTTGATTCTATAAAATTCCTAATTTTCACTTCAGCACTCATCCTGATGCATATCACCGTCAACACGCTCAATGAACTTGATGACTATAGGACGGGAATTGACTGGCACACAAGGAAGACTCCGTTTAGCGGTGGTAGCGGAATATTACAGGCCGGATTACTTACACCAGAAGAAGTCAGGAAGGCAACATTAGTCTGTTTTCTTGTAGGACTTGCGCTCTGCATATATCTTTTGATCGATATCGGTCTTATCCTTTTGCCTATAATCATCCCCGGCATTGTATTCACATTACTGTACACCCGAGTTTTCGCGAGATCTTTCATGGGAGAAGTGACTGCAGGCCTGGGCCTCGGTTTTCTTCCGGTCCTCGGCGCATATGTTGTTCAGACCTCGAGAATAACTGAGGCATCGTTATATCTCTCCATCGCTCCAGGTCTCTTTGTCTTCAATCTCCTACTCTTGAACGAATTTCCAGATCTTGAAGCGGATCGCGCTGGAGGAAGAAGGAATTTGGTTATTGCACTCGGACCTAGAAAAGCCGCTTGGCTCTTCTCCTTGCTGACTGTCGTCGCCTTTGCAGTAATTGTTGGCGGGGGGATTGCGGGTATCATCCCACCGTTGTCAATGCTTTGCATGGTGGCCCTGCCCTTTGCGTTGAGAGCGATATCAGGATCTTTCAATAATCCTGGTGATTTGGAAACATTCGTAACAGGGATGTTATCAAATGTCCAGATGATTTTGCTAACAGGTATATTTGGGACTATCGGGATTGCCATCTCAGTGATGATTTGA
- a CDS encoding metallophosphoesterase family protein has product MLIAFISDIHANLIAFDAVLRDIKKYRPDMIICAGDIVGYYPYPNETVERVVSCGINSIVGNHDRAVVRINPVGMNRIAAEAILWTAKNIKAEYVDYLRSLRSRMNTRIDELAVGIYHGSPRDDDEYLYEIDATEELLEMSESWLVVTGHTHIPFVKKMRRGMVINAGSVGQPRDGDPRASYVLFDSSSREAWIKRVEYDVSEVEKKVKEVGLPHFLGERLKYGF; this is encoded by the coding sequence GTGCTTATCGCGTTCATATCGGACATCCATGCCAATCTGATCGCTTTCGATGCTGTGCTCAGGGATATAAAAAAATACAGACCAGATATGATCATCTGCGCTGGGGATATTGTTGGGTATTATCCATATCCCAACGAAACTGTTGAGCGCGTTGTATCCTGTGGAATCAATTCAATCGTTGGTAATCATGATCGCGCTGTTGTGAGAATTAATCCTGTCGGCATGAACAGGATCGCGGCTGAAGCGATTTTGTGGACGGCAAAGAATATCAAAGCTGAATATGTTGATTATCTCCGCTCTCTCCGTTCACGGATGAACACGCGGATCGACGAATTGGCGGTGGGAATTTATCACGGGTCGCCGAGGGATGATGATGAATACCTTTACGAAATTGATGCGACCGAAGAGTTGCTCGAAATGAGCGAATCGTGGCTTGTCGTCACGGGTCATACACATATACCGTTCGTTAAGAAAATGAGAAGAGGGATGGTCATCAACGCTGGCTCTGTGGGACAACCAAGGGATGGTGACCCGCGTGCGAGTTACGTCCTCTTCGATTCAAGTTCAAGGGAGGCGTGGATTAAAAGGGTTGAATACGATGTTAGTGAGGTTGAGAAAAAGGTGAAGGAAGTCGGACTTCCTCACTTCCTGGGAGAGAGATTGAAGTACGGCTTTTGA
- a CDS encoding CoB--CoM heterodisulfide reductase iron-sulfur subunit A family protein: MATPVGAVMVVGGGISGVQAALDLADSGFKVYLVEKRPSIGGTMAQLDKTFPTNDCSMCILAPKLVAAGRHHNIELICNADVEMIDGVPGDFRVTLKKRTLRVDEKKCTGCGVCAEKCPVETYDEYNEKMKKRKAIYIMYPQAVPLVYSIDKNVCIGCGVCAEECRAKAVVYDKSDDALEISVGSIILSPGFEEFDATLKKEYGYGVYKNVVTSIEFERMLSASGPYLGTVMRPSDGEIPKKIAFVQCVGSRDEKVGRTYCSSVCCMYAIKEAIIAGEHSENLESHIFFMDIRAVGKEFEDYRERAENEYGIKIHRAARVASIEEDPVTKNLIVRYSENGNTISEEFDLVVLSVGLTPCSDAEKLSRRLNFKLNKHGFCETDTYNPLSTSRPGIFVSGSFVSPKDIPTTVAEASGAAAKAASLISSARNTLVTVKEYPPEIDVAGQEPRIGVFVCHCGINIGGVVKVPSVVEYARTLPGVVYAEDNLYTCSSDTQERIKEKIKEHRLNRVVVASCTPRTHEPLFQNTIREAGLNPYLFEMANIRDQCSWIHMHEPEKATKKSMDLVRMAVAKVRLAEPLKKFKLPVNQTAVIIGGGLAGMTAALEIAAQGFNVHLIEKTDRLGGNLAKLQLPEGGKRPQAFIDETIRKIMESRNITVHLNSEVTDVTGFVGNFKVKTKDSEIEAGAIIIATGAEEYRPTEYLYGQDSRVMTQLELEKKLADGMFTAKKIAMIQCVGSRNEEIKYCSRICCAHAIKNAIEIKKRSPATEVYVLHKDIRTYGFREELYREAAGLGVNFVRFPEKTPPVVEKDRDALVVRVMDQTLGEEIALKLDYVVLSTGIRPNPDNEKIAKMVKVPLSKDGYFLEAHMKLRPVDFATEGVFLAGLAHWPKFIDETIAQACGAAARAMTILSKKELETEGIIAAVNEYICDGCGICEPVCEYKAIQIVKDPSNPEKLRAVVNEGLCKGCGACVAACPSGAMEQKGFKTVQMIAMIDAALSGGD; encoded by the coding sequence ATGGCGACACCTGTAGGAGCTGTGATGGTCGTCGGAGGTGGAATTTCTGGCGTTCAAGCCGCACTCGATCTTGCCGACTCAGGATTCAAGGTCTATCTTGTTGAAAAGAGACCAAGCATCGGCGGAACAATGGCTCAGCTCGACAAGACTTTCCCAACGAACGATTGCTCGATGTGCATTCTCGCACCCAAACTCGTCGCGGCGGGTCGGCACCACAACATCGAACTCATCTGCAATGCGGATGTTGAGATGATCGATGGAGTGCCAGGTGATTTCAGAGTCACACTTAAGAAAAGAACTCTGAGAGTTGATGAGAAGAAATGCACTGGATGCGGTGTTTGTGCGGAGAAATGTCCTGTTGAAACTTACGACGAATACAACGAGAAAATGAAGAAGAGGAAAGCGATATATATTATGTACCCCCAGGCGGTGCCACTCGTCTACAGCATCGACAAGAACGTATGTATCGGGTGCGGTGTTTGCGCCGAGGAGTGCAGAGCGAAAGCTGTAGTTTACGACAAATCCGATGATGCTTTGGAAATCTCGGTCGGGTCGATCATTCTCTCTCCAGGTTTTGAAGAATTCGATGCCACGTTGAAGAAAGAATATGGATACGGGGTTTACAAGAACGTTGTAACGAGCATCGAATTCGAACGAATGCTGAGCGCTTCCGGACCATATCTAGGGACGGTTATGAGACCGTCTGACGGCGAAATCCCAAAAAAGATCGCCTTCGTCCAGTGCGTAGGATCGAGAGACGAAAAGGTCGGTCGGACCTACTGTTCCTCGGTCTGCTGCATGTACGCGATCAAGGAGGCGATCATCGCTGGCGAGCATTCTGAGAATCTCGAATCCCATATTTTCTTCATGGACATCAGGGCGGTTGGGAAAGAATTCGAGGATTACAGGGAGAGAGCTGAGAACGAATATGGTATCAAGATCCATCGCGCCGCCAGAGTCGCATCAATTGAGGAAGATCCTGTGACGAAGAACCTCATCGTCAGGTACAGCGAGAATGGAAACACGATCAGCGAGGAATTTGATCTCGTTGTACTCTCTGTCGGATTAACACCATGCAGCGATGCAGAGAAGCTAAGCAGACGACTCAACTTCAAGCTCAACAAACATGGATTCTGCGAAACCGACACTTACAACCCGCTTTCCACATCAAGACCCGGAATTTTCGTCAGTGGTTCTTTCGTTTCGCCGAAGGATATTCCGACGACTGTTGCTGAGGCATCCGGCGCTGCGGCAAAGGCCGCATCGCTCATCAGTAGCGCAAGAAACACTCTCGTGACAGTCAAAGAGTATCCGCCAGAGATCGACGTCGCCGGTCAGGAGCCAAGAATCGGTGTCTTCGTTTGCCACTGCGGTATCAACATTGGCGGCGTCGTCAAGGTTCCTTCGGTTGTCGAATACGCAAGAACGCTTCCGGGCGTTGTTTATGCAGAAGATAACCTCTATACATGTTCATCAGACACACAAGAGCGAATCAAGGAAAAGATCAAAGAACACAGACTCAACCGCGTTGTCGTCGCCTCCTGCACACCGAGGACACATGAGCCTCTTTTCCAGAACACGATCAGGGAAGCCGGTCTAAACCCCTATCTTTTTGAAATGGCTAACATCCGAGATCAATGCTCATGGATCCACATGCACGAACCGGAAAAAGCGACGAAGAAATCAATGGACCTCGTCAGGATGGCGGTTGCCAAGGTGAGACTTGCAGAGCCACTGAAGAAGTTCAAACTGCCTGTCAACCAAACAGCAGTCATCATCGGTGGCGGGCTTGCGGGAATGACCGCAGCTCTTGAGATCGCGGCACAAGGCTTTAATGTGCATCTAATTGAGAAAACGGATCGCCTGGGAGGCAACCTCGCAAAGTTGCAACTCCCCGAGGGCGGTAAGAGGCCACAGGCGTTCATCGATGAAACGATCAGGAAAATTATGGAATCGAGAAACATCACCGTCCATCTCAACAGTGAAGTGACAGATGTCACAGGATTCGTCGGCAACTTCAAGGTCAAGACGAAGGACTCGGAGATCGAGGCCGGGGCGATTATCATCGCAACAGGGGCAGAGGAATACAGGCCAACGGAGTATCTGTACGGGCAAGATAGCAGGGTGATGACGCAGCTTGAACTTGAGAAGAAACTCGCGGACGGTATGTTCACGGCGAAAAAGATTGCGATGATTCAGTGCGTAGGATCGAGAAATGAAGAGATTAAGTATTGCAGCAGGATCTGCTGTGCGCACGCGATTAAAAATGCGATCGAAATCAAGAAGCGATCACCAGCCACGGAAGTTTACGTCTTGCATAAAGACATCAGAACATATGGATTCAGGGAAGAGTTGTATAGAGAAGCTGCTGGTCTCGGCGTCAATTTCGTGAGATTTCCCGAGAAAACTCCGCCGGTCGTTGAAAAAGACAGGGATGCGCTTGTCGTCAGAGTCATGGATCAAACACTCGGCGAGGAAATCGCACTCAAGCTGGACTACGTCGTGCTGAGCACTGGTATAAGACCAAATCCCGATAACGAGAAAATCGCCAAAATGGTTAAGGTACCTCTGAGCAAGGATGGCTACTTCCTCGAGGCACATATGAAACTGCGACCGGTCGATTTCGCAACCGAAGGTGTTTTCCTCGCTGGCCTCGCTCACTGGCCGAAGTTCATTGATGAAACCATTGCACAGGCGTGCGGGGCTGCTGCGAGAGCAATGACGATCCTCTCAAAGAAGGAACTCGAGACCGAAGGGATCATCGCGGCCGTCAATGAATACATCTGCGATGGTTGCGGGATTTGCGAGCCTGTCTGCGAATATAAGGCAATCCAGATCGTGAAAGATCCGTCGAACCCTGAGAAACTGAGAGCCGTGGTTAATGAAGGGCTGTGCAAAGGGTGCGGTGCCTGCGTCGCCGCCTGCCCATCAGGTGCGATGGAGCAGAAGGGATTCAAGACAGTGCAGATGATCGCGATGATCGACGCTGCGCTTTCAGGAGGTGATTGA
- a CDS encoding Ni/Fe hydrogenase subunit alpha, with product MTPEVWDQTQKIKEKRITIDPITRLEGHGKIEIFLDDNGNVKNAYWQVPELRGFEKFCIGRSVDEMNKLTARLCGVCPGAHHMASTKALDAVYDADPPSAAKKLRELFYSAHYVHSHIAHFYALAAPDFVLGPAAPAGKRNILGVVDAVGLEIGGAVIRHRSYAQKIQEMLGGKATHPVCGIPGGMSKPISEDERKEIEKMAKSCVEFSKFTCQLFENVVLKNKDYLSIITDPNIFYNETNYVGLVDKNNKINFYDGVLRAIDPKGNEIAKFDPKDYLEYIGEHVEPWSYEKFCFLKKIGWKGLVDGPDSGVYRVAPLARINVSSGFATPLAQAEYEKMIGFFRDAGVKGPIHHTQAYHWARVIELLYASERLLELAQDPEITSKDIKTKTKTPGEGVGCVEAPRGVLIHHYVSDENGIVQNVNLIVGTTNNNAPINISVAKAAKALIKNWEVSPGLLNMIEMAYRAYDPCNSCATHTLPGHMPLTVCIRKPDGTEYKRISNF from the coding sequence ATGACACCCGAGGTATGGGATCAGACTCAAAAGATCAAGGAAAAGAGGATCACGATCGATCCGATCACAAGACTCGAAGGACACGGCAAGATTGAAATCTTTCTCGATGACAACGGCAATGTGAAGAACGCTTACTGGCAGGTTCCAGAGCTCAGAGGATTTGAAAAATTCTGTATCGGACGATCGGTCGACGAAATGAACAAGCTAACTGCAAGACTCTGCGGCGTCTGTCCTGGCGCTCATCACATGGCCTCGACGAAGGCACTTGACGCTGTGTACGACGCGGATCCACCTTCCGCTGCGAAGAAGCTGAGGGAACTATTCTACTCGGCGCATTACGTTCACAGCCATATCGCTCATTTCTATGCTCTCGCCGCCCCTGACTTTGTCTTGGGTCCCGCTGCGCCAGCGGGCAAGAGAAACATCCTAGGCGTTGTCGACGCTGTCGGTCTTGAGATTGGAGGGGCCGTCATCAGACACAGGTCTTACGCCCAGAAAATCCAGGAGATGCTCGGTGGAAAGGCAACTCACCCCGTTTGCGGGATTCCCGGCGGTATGTCGAAGCCTATCAGTGAAGACGAAAGAAAAGAGATCGAAAAGATGGCAAAATCCTGCGTCGAGTTTTCCAAGTTTACATGCCAACTTTTTGAGAACGTCGTCCTCAAGAACAAAGATTACCTCTCGATCATCACCGATCCGAACATCTTCTACAACGAAACGAACTATGTTGGACTTGTGGACAAAAACAATAAGATCAATTTCTACGACGGCGTGCTCAGAGCGATCGATCCAAAGGGAAACGAAATCGCCAAATTCGATCCAAAGGATTATCTCGAGTACATCGGCGAACATGTCGAGCCATGGAGCTACGAAAAGTTCTGTTTCTTGAAAAAAATTGGATGGAAAGGGCTTGTTGACGGGCCAGATAGCGGTGTCTACCGTGTCGCACCCCTAGCAAGGATTAATGTGTCAAGCGGATTCGCGACGCCGCTTGCACAGGCAGAGTACGAGAAGATGATAGGATTCTTCAGGGACGCTGGCGTGAAGGGGCCAATTCACCACACGCAAGCGTATCATTGGGCTAGGGTTATCGAACTTCTCTACGCCTCCGAGAGATTGCTTGAACTTGCACAGGATCCAGAGATCACGAGCAAAGACATTAAAACGAAGACAAAAACACCTGGAGAAGGTGTTGGTTGCGTCGAAGCGCCGAGAGGTGTCCTCATCCATCACTACGTATCCGATGAAAACGGTATCGTTCAAAATGTCAATCTGATCGTTGGCACAACGAACAACAACGCGCCGATCAACATCAGTGTGGCAAAGGCGGCGAAGGCCCTCATCAAGAACTGGGAAGTCTCACCAGGGTTGCTCAACATGATTGAAATGGCGTACAGAGCGTATGATCCCTGCAACTCCTGCGCGACGCACACATTGCCGGGCCACATGCCACTCACTGTGTGCATCAGAAAACCCGATGGAACAGAATACAAAAGGATCTCAAATTTCTGA
- a CDS encoding signal recognition particle protein Srp19 (binds to 7S RNA to mediate binding of the signal recognition particle protein Srp54) yields the protein MVFDEDTAWVLWPEYFDIRRKRSQGRKVRRSLAINDPTVDLLAKAVEKLGLEYRIEKDKAYPSNWWDHKGRILVERSMPKSKLIALVAAELSRIQRS from the coding sequence ATGGTCTTCGACGAGGACACGGCCTGGGTTCTCTGGCCAGAATATTTTGACATCAGGCGGAAACGCTCGCAAGGAAGAAAGGTTCGGCGGTCGCTGGCAATCAACGATCCGACTGTGGATTTATTGGCAAAAGCGGTTGAAAAATTGGGATTGGAGTATAGAATCGAAAAGGACAAGGCATATCCGTCGAACTGGTGGGATCATAAGGGAAGGATTCTCGTCGAAAGGTCGATGCCGAAGTCCAAGTTGATTGCACTGGTCGCCGCGGAACTGTCAAGAATTCAACGGTCCTGA
- a CDS encoding DUF211 domain-containing protein: protein MSDIKRLVLDVLKPHHPSIVELSKRLSVLSGVSGVNCTLEEVDQETESIKITIEGTSIDFEEVERTIADTGAVIHSVDSVSAGKKLVEEVETPQDR, encoded by the coding sequence TTGAGCGACATCAAGCGATTGGTTCTCGACGTTCTCAAACCTCACCATCCCTCGATTGTCGAACTTTCCAAACGGTTGAGCGTGTTGAGCGGGGTTTCTGGCGTAAATTGTACATTAGAAGAAGTTGACCAGGAGACAGAGAGTATCAAGATCACGATCGAGGGAACATCGATCGACTTTGAGGAAGTTGAACGGACAATCGCAGACACAGGTGCGGTAATTCACTCGGTCGACAGTGTTTCCGCAGGTAAGAAACTTGTAGAGGAAGTCGAAACGCCTCAGGACCGTTGA
- a CDS encoding oxidoreductase — translation MEKVKIAQYWGAGCGGCDVALLDIDEKILGVASIADIAFWPIAVDAKLKDVEALPDGGITVTFYNGAVRNSENEHVAKLLRKKSKIMVSFGSCACFGGIPGLANLSNSKEILEHVYKHTFSTVNEEGTIPLTECEVPEGTLELPVLYDQVLTLDDVVDVDYYMPGCPPTVEQINQFLDIVVKHLTEGAPLPPKGAVIASEKTLCDECGRKKTVKAVDRIYLPFEIDIDPEKCMLEQGVICLGPATRAGCGAKCLKANQPCRGCMGPTAAVMDQGGSMLSALASIFKVSDKETQLSEDDIIKMMSQVKDPLGTFYAFTMPKSIIKKRVKEKKKIKEKVVVKQ, via the coding sequence ATGGAAAAAGTGAAAATTGCACAATATTGGGGGGCAGGTTGCGGAGGCTGCGACGTGGCTCTGCTGGACATCGACGAAAAGATACTGGGCGTCGCAAGCATCGCGGATATCGCGTTTTGGCCAATCGCTGTTGATGCGAAATTGAAGGACGTTGAAGCGCTTCCAGACGGAGGCATTACGGTGACATTCTACAACGGTGCAGTCAGAAACAGCGAGAACGAGCATGTCGCAAAGCTGCTGAGAAAGAAGTCAAAGATTATGGTTTCATTCGGTTCGTGCGCTTGTTTTGGCGGGATACCAGGTCTTGCAAACCTGTCGAATAGCAAAGAAATCCTCGAACATGTTTATAAGCATACATTCTCGACGGTCAACGAAGAGGGGACGATTCCATTGACAGAATGCGAGGTACCAGAGGGTACGCTCGAGCTTCCTGTTTTATACGACCAGGTTCTAACGCTCGATGATGTTGTCGACGTCGATTATTACATGCCAGGCTGTCCCCCTACTGTCGAGCAGATCAATCAGTTCCTTGACATCGTGGTCAAACATTTGACTGAAGGTGCGCCACTTCCTCCCAAGGGAGCTGTCATCGCCTCTGAGAAAACTCTCTGCGATGAGTGCGGAAGGAAAAAGACCGTCAAAGCGGTCGACAGAATTTACCTCCCATTCGAAATCGACATTGATCCAGAAAAATGCATGCTCGAGCAGGGCGTCATATGCCTCGGGCCGGCAACGAGAGCGGGGTGCGGTGCGAAATGCCTAAAGGCGAACCAGCCATGCAGAGGATGCATGGGCCCAACCGCAGCGGTGATGGATCAGGGTGGCAGCATGCTGAGCGCACTCGCGTCGATTTTCAAGGTTTCTGACAAAGAAACACAGCTATCTGAAGATGACATTATCAAGATGATGTCACAGGTCAAAGATCCACTTGGAACCTTCTACGCCTTCACAATGCCCAAATCGATCATTAAGAAGAGGGTAAAGGAGAAGAAGAAAATCAAAGAAAAAGTGGTGGTGAAACAATGA
- a CDS encoding 30S ribosomal protein S8e gives MALWQGRSRRKPSGGRLRPNRKKRRFEIGTEVQPTHLGEERLKKYRTMGGNWKVRMLSAKYANVVDPSNKKTVRVQIVTVKENPANPNYVQRNIINKGAVIQTELGLARVTSRPGKDGAVNAILIK, from the coding sequence ATGGCTCTTTGGCAAGGACGGTCGCGGAGAAAACCATCCGGCGGTAGACTGCGGCCAAACAGGAAGAAGCGTCGATTCGAAATTGGTACAGAAGTACAGCCGACCCACCTTGGGGAAGAGAGATTAAAGAAGTATAGAACGATGGGTGGTAACTGGAAGGTTAGAATGCTCTCGGCGAAATATGCGAATGTAGTGGATCCTTCAAATAAGAAGACGGTGCGCGTGCAGATCGTGACTGTAAAAGAGAATCCCGCCAATCCTAACTATGTACAGCGAAACATCATCAATAAGGGTGCAGTCATCCAGACGGAACTGGGTCTTGCCAGAGTAACTTCCCGACCTGGTAAGGACGGTGCAGTCAACGCCATCCTGATCAAATGA